A genome region from Solanum pennellii chromosome 12, SPENNV200 includes the following:
- the LOC114075380 gene encoding uncharacterized protein LOC114075380: MCCVLVVYKNGTEIDLTVSALLNNLNKLRRKRSIKSKSEQQSRAKLLIRRLSGSTNYPTWKSQVTTLLFGYDLLTFVDSSLPIPNVQSLEKDNNKIPNPNLRLCNKTVLFVILLWHYATITPLIAHASTSKEAWDILQTNYASKSHSKNFSLRDTLANVKRDARSISDYMREIKSIEDDLACIGSPVNSDEVVIKVLSGLGAEYKELSTTIRARDNPITFEELFDKLLEQEMFIKYSDLKSKHR, from the exons ATGTGTTGTGTATTGGTTGTGTATAAGAATGGAACTGAGATAGATTTAACTGTTAGTGCATTATTGAACAATCTAAACAAACTGAGGAGGAAGAGAAGTATAAAAAGCAAAAGTGAACAACAATCCAGAGCTAAACTATTAATAAGAAG ATTATCAGGAAGTACAAATTATCCAACTTGGAAATCTCAAGTTACCACACTATTGTTTGGTTATGATCTTCTTACCTTTGTTGATAGCTCACTTCCCATACCAAATGTGCAGTCTCTGGAAAAAGACAATAACAAAATTCCCAACCCCAATTTGAGATTGTG CAACAAGACAGTCTTGTTCGTAATTCTATTATGGCATTATGCTACAATCACTCCCCTCATTGCCCATGCTTCCACTTCCAAAGAAGCTTGGGATATTCTCCAAACAAATTATGCCAGCAAATCGCACTCAAAAAATTTCAGTTTGCGCGATACTCTGGCAAATGTCAAACGAGATGCACGTTCAATCAGTGATTATATGAGAGAAATCAAGTCCATTGAAGATGATTTGGCTTGTATTGGTTCACCCGTTAATAGCGATGAAGTTGTTATTAAGGTGTTGAGTGGTTTAGGTGCCGAGTACAAGGAGTTATCTACAACAATAAGAGCTCGTGATAATCCTATAACTTTCGAAGAACTCTTTGATAAACTTCTTGAACAAGAGATGTTCATCAAGTACTCAGACCTAAAGTCGAAACACCGATAA